The Cyclobacterium amurskyense genome contains the following window.
AGCCACGAGTGGCCCAGGGGTCTCCTTAATGAGTGAATTTATAGGCTTGGCCTATTTTGCAGAAGTACCTGCTGTACTGATAGACGTGGAAAGAGCCGGCCCCAGTACCGGCATGCCTACAAGAACGCAACAATCGGACATCACCATCGCTGCATACGCCTCCCATGGAGACAGCAAGCATCCATTGTTATTCCCCTCTACTCCCAAGGAGTGTTTTGACATGACAGCCATCTCATTTGACTTGGCAGATCGCCTTCAAACGCCAATCATTTTGATGACTGATCTGGACTTGGGCATGAACGATCATATGAGCGAGCCATTTACATGGGATGCTGAAAAGAAATATGACAGAGGAAAAGTATTGAACAGGGAAGAGTTGGAAGCCATGGGCAGGTACGGCAGATACCTGGACAATGAAGGAGATGGTATTCCTTACAGAACCTATCCCGGCACCCATCCATCCAAAGGCGCCTTCACCACCAGAGGAACCTCCCGAGATGAGTATGCCGTGTACACTGAAAACAGCGAAGCCTATGTGCGCAATATGAAACGCCTGCAAACCAAGTGGGAAACGGCAAAAAAAATAATGCCCGAACCCCACTTGTATCAAGAAGAAAATCGGCAGGAAATCGGCATGTTGTTCTTCGGAACCTCCACCTATTCTTCAGAAGAAGCCAAAGATTTGCTGGAAGAAAAAGGCATTCACCTAGATGCCATTCGCATCAAAGCCTTCCCTTTTGGAGAAGCTACTGAGGCCTTTATTCAATCTCACAAGCTTGTGTTTGTCATCGAGCAAAACAGGGATGGGCAGCTTCGCAGCCTGATCATTAATGAAATGCAAACCAATCCTGCGAAACTAGCCCCTGTACTGAATTATGATGGCATGCCCATCACTGCAGATGAAATCGCTTCACAAATCACCAATTATTTAAAGCAAAAAACCGCCGTAGCTCATGACTTATCTGAAACCTTTATTTAGACATCCCAAGCTTCCCAAAAATAAACTTGGATACACCCTTAAAGAATACGAAGGCAGTATTTCTACGCTCTGTGCAGGTTGTGGACATGACAGTATCAGCGCCACCATCGTACAGGCTTGTTACGAACTAGACATTGAGCCCCATCTGGTAGCTAAAATCTCCGGCATTGGTTGCTCTTCCAAAACCCCTGCCTACTTTCTAGGCAATTCCCATGGTTTTAACTCTGTGCATGGCAGAATGCCTTCTGTGGCTACAGGTGCCAATATGGCCAATAAAAATCTGGTGTACTTTGGCGTTTCAGGAGATGGAGACACAGCTTCCATCGGTATGGGGCAGTTTGTGCATGCCATCCGAAGAAACCTCAACATGGTCTATATCGTGATGAACAATGGCTGCTATGGACTTACCAAAGGACAAGATTCAGCTACTGCCGATTTAGGGTCTAAGAGCAAAGCCGGATCTATCAACCCGTTTCAGCCTGTGGATCTTGCCAGCTTGGCAGTAGAATTAGGCGCTACCTTTGTGGCCCAAAGTTTCAGTGGTGACAAACAACAACTGGTGCCTTTAATCAAAGCAGGCATACAACACAAAGGCCTGGCCTTTATCAATGTAATGTCCCCTTGTGTCACTTTCAATAACAATCCCGGATCAACCAAATCCTATGATTATGTACGTGAACACATGCAAGCCACGGGTACCTTGGATTTTGTCCCCGAAGAAAAACCCATTCATGCCGAGTATGAGGAAGGCACGGGCACGGCTGTATCGCTACATGATGGCTCTGAGATGAAGTTACACAAATTGGCCCCGGACTGGGATCCCGAAGACCGGGTATCCGCAGCCAATGCCATTCAGCAAGCAAGATTAAAGGATGAAATACTCACCGGCTTGCTCTATATCAACACCCAATATGGCGACCTGCATGATATCATTAACACTTCAGACACACCTTTAAATACCATGAAGGAAAACACCCTGTGTCCGGGCACTGAAAAACTGGACACCATCAATGCGGGATTCAGGTAAAAAAATCCTGACACCATCACATTCGAAACAAACACCATTACAAAACCCCATCGCTTTTACTAGAGATGGGGTTTCTTTTAAGGATGAGGAAGATTGCAGGATCCACAAGTGCCATGACAGGATAAAAACCAGTAGACTAATACTTTGGGAACACAAACTCCATGACATTGGCTCAGGAGACAGACAAGTACTACTACGTTCAAAAATTCATCTACACCTTAACACCAGAGTCGATCTGGAAGTTGGCAGACAAGTTCCTTGCATATTACAAGCTTCACGGTCAGAAGACTTTTACCTGTACTCGATAGGGTAGCGAAAAACTACCCATACATCGGCTAGCTATTGAGAGCACCAATGCCTCTGATTGCTTTAAATACCTAATGATGCACAAGTCCTGAAGAAGTCACGTAAGGTGACCCAGAAAGCCAGAAGTGGTGGCTAGGGTGAAGATGTGATTTTGGAGATATTCAGATAATTTTATAATAAAAATTGAAAAAAAAATCAATCATTTATGGGTATAAAGCCTGAGAAATAAACGTTAAATATTAACAATTTGTCGTATAAAAAGTATTGTATTGTAACAATAAGATTACCATATTTGTGAAGTTACGTTGCGAAAATAACTACGCAATGGATTGAAAATTAAGGCTTTTATTGACTTTAATCTTTTTATACTAACTTATAAATCCATGAGCAAAACATTAAACCCAACAATTGGAGGTGCTTTTGATGAAATTGGAGAAAGCTCATTGAAAGCGCGAGGCTTGGATATTCGCTATCAGCAGGTCTTAAACCATTATTTGGACACAATTACCGATTTCATTAATATAATCGATCAAAAGGTTCAGTTAATGGAAGTGGTTTCTTCTCAACTTGAAAAATTAACGTGGATAGAAACCACTTCGAACGATGATACACTACAAAAAGTGAGTTCGATCCTACACATTAGTAGGGGAATGCTTTCTGGTTTTAAAAATGATTTGAAAGCCATGGAGGAAGGTAAGATTGACCAAGATTGTCCTTCTACAGTGTCAAAGTTTAGGGACGAGATAGAATTGTTAGAAGAGAATATTGTGGATACAGAAATGATCTTTTTTGAGTTGAGAACTGACTCTGATTTTAACGATCTGGATAAACAAATATCAAATTTCTAAATGATTTTTTTTTGTATCCCACAAGTAAAAGATCAAATCTATAAACTATCTAAAAAAAGTAGTTACAAAAATCTCAACACTGAGTTATTCGATTTTTTTGATGGTATAAACAATGGCAATAATAGTTACCATGGAAAAAGATTAAATTGCTCTTCTCCTAATCCATTTATCAAAAAGAGAATTACGAGAATCGAAACTACTTTAAAATCACTTTAGACCGTAAGAAAAAAGAGCTAAATTTTAAGATGGTAACTACTCAATCCTAGTTCCAAATAATATTTTTTTTTAGTTTATCAATAAACAATATTCAATAGTACAGTTTGGGTTTGATAGTTTTTTCGATTTTTCGAAGTAATCACCCCAAAGTTCAGGGTCTTCTTTGAATTGGTTGGCAGGGTTCGAACTATCATTGTAAAAGAATATTCTCGTAATTCCGTTCTTTTCATTGCTTTGAATGGCATCCTTGGATGACCAAGTTCAATTAGAAATTCACCCGCTGATTATTTTACTTGGTATAAATTGGCAAAAAATAAGTAACGTTAAATTTCTCTATGCCTTAGAATTTCTAGATAGCCCTGACTCAGTTTTCCTTCCCATTAAATGGATTAAATTTCCGACTCCCCACATGCATGCCCACAGCCCTGCAAACGGTCTTGTCTCCATACTTGCCATTGAGTCGATCCAAGGCCTGGTACAAAGAGATTTGTTCTTCGGTATCTTCAAACAGGTTGATCTGATAATGCCCATGCACCAGCCCGCTAAAGCGAACACCGATCAAACGAATCAGTAAACGCCGTTGGTACAGTTGCTGAAAAAGCGCCTTTACCAGGGGAAGGAGGACATGGTCTGCGGAAGTATAAGACACCCGACGTTGTACGGTATGGGTGTCAAAATCAGAATACCGGATCTTTACCGATACGGTAGATGTCAACTTCTGCTGTTGCCTCAGTTTACCCGCCAACTGCTCAGTCATGGCCGTAAGTGTCGCTTCCAGCAGTCCAACATCAATGGTATCTTGTTCGAAGGTGTTTTCTGTAGAAATAGACTTGGCTTCCGAATAAGGCGTAATGGGTGAACGATCAATCCCATTCGCCTTTTCCCAAATCATCAACCCATTTTTACCAAAAGCAGCTTCCAGTAATTCCGCAGGCATAGTCTGCAGGGTGTGGATTTTCTTTACCCCCATATTGTACAGCGTATGGGAAGTTTTCTTCCCTATCATGGGGATTTTCCTCACTGACAAAGGCGCCAAAAAATGTTTCTCCTCTCCATAAGGCACCTGTTTCTCATTATTGGGCTTGGCTTCTCCCGTGGCCACTTTGGATACGGTTTTATTTTGTGAGAGCCCTAAAGAAATGGGCAAACCACTTTCTTTAATGATTTTTTGTCGCAGTTCCTGCGCCATCTTATAACAGCCAAAAAACCGGTCCATACCCGTATAATCCACATAAAATTCATCTATAGAAGATTTTTCAAAAAGTGGTACACTCTCCCTGACTATCTCTGTGATTTCACTGGATTTCTGGCTGTACTTCGAAAAATCACCTCTAATCTGTAAAGCCTCCGGGCAAAGCTGTCTGGCGGTACGCATGGGCATGGCGGAGTGAATTCCGAATTTTCTGGCCTCATAGCTGCAAGAAGCCACCACTCCCCTATCTCCCGATCCCCCTATCAGAATAGGCTTACCCATAAGCCGACTGTCGTACAAACGCTCTACCGACACAAAAAAACTGTCTAAATCCATGTGTACAATATTCCGTCTTTCTGCCATTACCTTCCTCTCCTACTATTATTTACAATCTATTTTGTTAATTTTATTGACATTTTATTGTTTATAATTTAAACAATTGTTTTATATTTAAACCATTGATTTCATTAAAAATTTTGACCATGTACCTTCACAGCAATATCAAATTACTGCGCAAAAGAAAAGGGATTACACAGTCCATAATGTCTGAGTCACTGAACATCAGCAGGTCCAAGCTTGCCGGCTATGAACTAAGTATCAGCCCTCCGCTGGATACATTGGTGAAGATTTGTGAATACCTGGAGGTATCGGTAGATCTGATCTTGAAGGAGAACCTGGAAAAATACCCTGCTCACAAGCTCAGGGAGGTATTGGAAACCAGTCGCTACCTCAAAGGCCGAGATTTACGCATCCTCACTACCACGGTGGATGCCCAAGGTCGTGAATTAATAGAAGTGGTTTCTCAGAAAGCAAAAGCCAGTTACCTGGCAGGATTTTCAGATCCCGACTTTATTGGGGATTTGCCTCGGTTTCACCTCCCCTTTCTCCCACAGGACAAAAAATACAGGGTTTTTCAGGTAGATGGAGACTCTATGGAACCGATCCCTGACGGGGCATGGATCATTTGTGAATACATAGACGATTGGACAGCCATACGTGACGGTGAGAAATACGTTATTGTCACCGAGCAGGATGGGGTTACGTTCAAGCTGACTTACAACCAATTAAGCAATAAAAAGCAGCTTTTACTCTGTTCAAGCAACCCCTTATATCCCCCTTTTGAAGTAAAAGCAGAGGCAGTAAGGGAAGTATGGAAATACCGTATGATGATGGTATAAGTGCCGCAATAAATTGGTATAAAGTGAAATAAAAGCTATCTTTAGTAAGTAGGTAACCCACCGACAGTATAATTAAAGGCAACATTTTCTGCCATAATCTGTTAATAATAAGTACACTTATTCGGCCCCTTAATAGAATGTGCCGAAAACCGCATGTATTGATTTTTATTTTGACACGCATGGTGCAATAGGGTTTCCTGACATTTCTCAGCTTGTCCTGGTTTTTCTTCAGGGGATGTGATAATATTCAGGAAATTAGGAATGTTAGATACTGAGCAACACAGTCGCAAGCCAGCAATTGCATCTCCGAGGTCAAAAGGGCTAAACATTATCGTATTTCATGAAGCGTCGGCAGTAACACTGCATTAGTAGAGATTAAAGCTTGTCTTGGTTTTAAAATTGTAGAGGATATGAAAGAAACAGTAGTAATTACATCGCCCTTAGGTAATATCAGACTTGTAGCTGAAGATGGTTTTTTGCTGTCCTGTAGCTTTACGGAAGAGCCTGTAACAGAAAAGATAAATAACCTGTTTTTTCTAGACATCATCAGTCAATTGAATCGTTATTTCGATGGAGACCTCAAGGTTTTCGATATTCCGGTAGCCATTGGTGGTAGCACATTCCAGAAAAAAGTATGGATGGAAGTAAATAAGATCCCTTTTGGACAGACGGCTTCTTATCAGGAGATAGCCAATGCCCTTTCTAAACCTACTGCTTCCCGTGCTGTAGGTGCCGCCAATGGTGCCAATCCACTATTGATTGTTATCCCTTGTCACAGGATTATCGCCAGTACGGGAGAGTTGACCGGCTATGCAGGAGGTCTGTGGAGAAAGCTCAAGCTACTACAAATGGAAGCCATGGACCAGCCAGGTCAGCAGTATAATTTGGGATTTTAATTTTCCGGTCAAACGCTTTCTTCTTTTTATCAACATCCGTATTTTTAAAGATGGAAAAAATAAATATCCATCTCTATACAGCAGCACTGGCCCCTTACTTTCTCTCTATCAATCAGGAGTGGATAGAAAAGTATTTTGTTATGGAAGCTTTTGACATTGCCCAACTGCAAAAACCTCAGGAAACCATCCGGGATCATGGTGGGGAAGTTTTATTTGCTGAATGGGAAAAGGAAATTGTAGGTACGGTGGCTTTGAAAAAAATAAATGAGAGCCAATACGAATTGATTAAAATGGGTGTATCACCCAAAGCGCAAGGCAAAAACATCGGCCATATACTCGGTAATGCTGCACTGGATTGGGCCAAAGCTCAAGGCGCTACTAAAGTGATCCTGTACAGCAACAGTCTATTGGCTCCCGCGATAGCCCTGTACCGAAAAATGGGCTTTAAAGAAATCCCCATGGAATGTGGGACCTATGAGCGCTGTGACATTAAAATGGAATATATTTTTTAGTTATTTTCTCTGACTTGGTGCAAAAAAAACCATAAAATTATGGCTATTGAAAAAACTGTTTTTTAGTCGAAATATTTCACTAAACACGCTCCTCTTACAAATACATTCTATAAAACCTTACAATAAATTTATACATTAGAAGTAGAATAAATCGAATCAATTCAATTGAGCTGTAGCTATGTATAATATTTTTTTTTTATAGTATCAATGAAGAGATAAAAAAATCACAATATGGCATTTGAATTTTCCTCGAAACATATTCAAGAAATACCATTGGACAATCTAACCTCCGAAAATTTTCTTATTATTGCCATTGAGGTTGCCCGAAAGCTCAAATGGAAAATTTTCTCCATCCGTGAAGATGGATTTATTGCCTATACAAAAATGTCAATGCGCTCCTTCAGTGAGGAAGTAAACATCAAAATCCTATACAAAACGGTTGAACTTAAAAGTGAATGTACAGGCATTCAAATAATTGACTGGGGGAAGAATAAAGAAAACATTTCAAACTTCATTTACTCCTTTAATGAAATTAAAGACAGTTTTACCATAGAGGAATTGGATCAAGAGTTTGAAGAAATAAAACCTATATTTATTTCAAAAGAAGAAGTTATATTAACCCACTCCTCATCTTCCATTAAGGAAAAAATTACGGGAATTCTATCTATATTTAAACCAACCCATGGCTATTTCATCACCCCCATAATCATTGATTTAAACATTGTCGTATTTCTTATCATGGCAATAAAAGGTGTGGATATTTTTGCGTCTGATAGCGATAGTTTAATTCTATGGGGAGCCAATTTCCGACCCCTAACCCTTGATGGTCAATGGTGGCGTTTATTTACCAGCATTTTCTTACACATAGGCATTTTTCATTTGCTAATGAATACAATTGCTCTACTCTACATAGGCCTTCTTTTAGAACCACGTTTGGGGAAAACAAGGTTGATTTCATCCTATATACTTACGGGTATTGTAGCAAGCGCAACAAGTCTTTGGTGGCATGATCTAACGATAAGTGCAGGGGCTTCTGGAGCCATATTTGGTTTATATGGTGTTTTTCTGGCTTTGCTTACAACAAACTTAATTGAGAAACATTTACGGAGTGCCTTATTGATAAGTATAGCGTCTTTTGTTGGTTATAATTTAATTTTAGGGCTTCAAGGAAATATAGACAATGCTGCTCATATTGGAGGTCTTCTTTCAGGTATTGTGATTGGTTATTCAATGGTGCCAAGTTTAAAGAGAAATGATGACCTACGATCAAAACTAAACCATATTGCGTTTGCTACTGTCATTACCATAGCGTTATGTACATTGATTTTTAAGAGCATTATTCCTTACCAATTTGAAAAATACGGTTCCTTGGTGGAAAGATTTGTTGAACTTGAATCAATGGCTTTAGAAATGTTTGAAATGCCTGAAAGTACTCCTGCAGAGGATTTGCTCTTTGAAATTAAAACGAGAAGTCTTTATTATTGGAATGAAAATAAAAAAATTATTAATGAAGCTAACCTGTTGTACTTGCCAGATCCAATCCTGGACAGAAATAAAAAATTGTTACAATACTGTGAATTAAGAATCCAAAGTTGCCAATTGATTTATAAATCAATTGAAGAAAGCACTGACGACTATAGCTCACAAATCACAGAAACGAACAATCAGATTGAGGCCATTCTTAATGAGCTTAACATTAAATAACTCCCTCACCAAAAGAAGCTATTAGGTAAAATTTATTAGCCTATCGTACCAAATATTTAAAAAATAAAATTGGCATTTGTAAGATTTGCTACTTTTTGGACAACTTATAGGGAAATGAACATTTCAATCTTCTCCCTATGTCTTTAGCAATATCTCCATCCCTACGCACATCCATATTTGACCTGTCGTTAATCAAGCAGGTCAAGTTAAAAAATGAAATACATAAAAAGACGTCAATAGCTTGCGATAAAAAAAATGCTACTGAAATCATTTTAGGATTCACAAATAATGTTATAACTGATATAAAGACTGTAATTATCAAATTTGGCTTTCAATTCATTCTAGACATTAGGCTATGGAAAGGGAATTTCTAAATATAGTAGAAGCGCATCAGGGGATAATCTTTAAAGTCTGTAAACTATACCGGAACAGTAAAGAGGACCAGGAGGACTTGTTCCAGGAAATTGTGCTTCAACTGTGGAGGGCATTCCCAAAGTTTCGAAAGGAATCAAAAGTAAGCACATGGATGTACCGTATTGCATTAAATACGGCTATAGCAATGTTCCGGAAGCACAAAATAGAAATCGAATTCAACGAATATACGCCAAAAGAGATTTACTCAAAACAGGCAAGTGAACAATCAGAAAATGAGGAAAGGCTGTTTGATGCCATTAGAACA
Protein-coding sequences here:
- a CDS encoding 2-oxoacid:ferredoxin oxidoreductase subunit beta gives rise to the protein MTYLKPLFRHPKLPKNKLGYTLKEYEGSISTLCAGCGHDSISATIVQACYELDIEPHLVAKISGIGCSSKTPAYFLGNSHGFNSVHGRMPSVATGANMANKNLVYFGVSGDGDTASIGMGQFVHAIRRNLNMVYIVMNNGCYGLTKGQDSATADLGSKSKAGSINPFQPVDLASLAVELGATFVAQSFSGDKQQLVPLIKAGIQHKGLAFINVMSPCVTFNNNPGSTKSYDYVREHMQATGTLDFVPEEKPIHAEYEEGTGTAVSLHDGSEMKLHKLAPDWDPEDRVSAANAIQQARLKDEILTGLLYINTQYGDLHDIINTSDTPLNTMKENTLCPGTEKLDTINAGFR
- a CDS encoding 2-oxoacid:acceptor oxidoreductase subunit alpha yields the protein MNEEQTIAHPKARVNDFVARFANVNGTGSASANFLFAKAIFRMGIPVTPKNIFPSNIQGLPTWYEVRVSEKGYLGRREGVDLLVAVNAQSMRQDIESVQSSGYLMYDSTKKLHSDLIREDIHYLGVPMMELANANYSNPRQRQLFKNIIYVGALSVLLNIEFEVLETLLKEQFAGKEKLIAPNVKALQLGMDYAKKHFDYPLPIRLERRDLVKDKILVDGNTACGLGAVYGGATVMAWYPITPSTSVAEAFEKFASKYRIDPETGKKNYAIVQAEDELAAMGMVIGANWNGARSLTATSGPGVSLMSEFIGLAYFAEVPAVLIDVERAGPSTGMPTRTQQSDITIAAYASHGDSKHPLLFPSTPKECFDMTAISFDLADRLQTPIILMTDLDLGMNDHMSEPFTWDAEKKYDRGKVLNREELEAMGRYGRYLDNEGDGIPYRTYPGTHPSKGAFTTRGTSRDEYAVYTENSEAYVRNMKRLQTKWETAKKIMPEPHLYQEENRQEIGMLFFGTSTYSSEEAKDLLEEKGIHLDAIRIKAFPFGEATEAFIQSHKLVFVIEQNRDGQLRSLIINEMQTNPAKLAPVLNYDGMPITADEIASQITNYLKQKTAVAHDLSETFI
- the dinB gene encoding DNA polymerase IV, which gives rise to MAERRNIVHMDLDSFFVSVERLYDSRLMGKPILIGGSGDRGVVASCSYEARKFGIHSAMPMRTARQLCPEALQIRGDFSKYSQKSSEITEIVRESVPLFEKSSIDEFYVDYTGMDRFFGCYKMAQELRQKIIKESGLPISLGLSQNKTVSKVATGEAKPNNEKQVPYGEEKHFLAPLSVRKIPMIGKKTSHTLYNMGVKKIHTLQTMPAELLEAAFGKNGLMIWEKANGIDRSPITPYSEAKSISTENTFEQDTIDVGLLEATLTAMTEQLAGKLRQQQKLTSTVSVKIRYSDFDTHTVQRRVSYTSADHVLLPLVKALFQQLYQRRLLIRLIGVRFSGLVHGHYQINLFEDTEEQISLYQALDRLNGKYGDKTVCRAVGMHVGSRKFNPFNGKEN
- a CDS encoding rhomboid family intramembrane serine protease, which gives rise to MAFEFSSKHIQEIPLDNLTSENFLIIAIEVARKLKWKIFSIREDGFIAYTKMSMRSFSEEVNIKILYKTVELKSECTGIQIIDWGKNKENISNFIYSFNEIKDSFTIEELDQEFEEIKPIFISKEEVILTHSSSSIKEKITGILSIFKPTHGYFITPIIIDLNIVVFLIMAIKGVDIFASDSDSLILWGANFRPLTLDGQWWRLFTSIFLHIGIFHLLMNTIALLYIGLLLEPRLGKTRLISSYILTGIVASATSLWWHDLTISAGASGAIFGLYGVFLALLTTNLIEKHLRSALLISIASFVGYNLILGLQGNIDNAAHIGGLLSGIVIGYSMVPSLKRNDDLRSKLNHIAFATVITIALCTLIFKSIIPYQFEKYGSLVERFVELESMALEMFEMPESTPAEDLLFEIKTRSLYYWNENKKIINEANLLYLPDPILDRNKKLLQYCELRIQSCQLIYKSIEESTDDYSSQITETNNQIEAILNELNIK
- a CDS encoding XRE family transcriptional regulator; this translates as MYLHSNIKLLRKRKGITQSIMSESLNISRSKLAGYELSISPPLDTLVKICEYLEVSVDLILKENLEKYPAHKLREVLETSRYLKGRDLRILTTTVDAQGRELIEVVSQKAKASYLAGFSDPDFIGDLPRFHLPFLPQDKKYRVFQVDGDSMEPIPDGAWIICEYIDDWTAIRDGEKYVIVTEQDGVTFKLTYNQLSNKKQLLLCSSNPLYPPFEVKAEAVREVWKYRMMMV
- a CDS encoding methylated-DNA--[protein]-cysteine S-methyltransferase produces the protein MKETVVITSPLGNIRLVAEDGFLLSCSFTEEPVTEKINNLFFLDIISQLNRYFDGDLKVFDIPVAIGGSTFQKKVWMEVNKIPFGQTASYQEIANALSKPTASRAVGAANGANPLLIVIPCHRIIASTGELTGYAGGLWRKLKLLQMEAMDQPGQQYNLGF
- a CDS encoding RNA polymerase sigma factor yields the protein MEREFLNIVEAHQGIIFKVCKLYRNSKEDQEDLFQEIVLQLWRAFPKFRKESKVSTWMYRIALNTAIAMFRKHKIEIEFNEYTPKEIYSKQASEQSENEERLFDAIRTLNQAERAIIALFLEDFNYKEIGEITGITENYVGVKINRIKEKLKNILK
- a CDS encoding GNAT family N-acetyltransferase, translating into MEKINIHLYTAALAPYFLSINQEWIEKYFVMEAFDIAQLQKPQETIRDHGGEVLFAEWEKEIVGTVALKKINESQYELIKMGVSPKAQGKNIGHILGNAALDWAKAQGATKVILYSNSLLAPAIALYRKMGFKEIPMECGTYERCDIKMEYIF